From Pseudomonas sp. FP2335, the proteins below share one genomic window:
- a CDS encoding acyltransferase family protein produces the protein MDIAKGIGILVIVYAHSWFVATSLDLMYPILASFILPLFFFLSGVLFKPEQPFVEMAVRKADGLLKPFFFTMLVYVVVRDVLRGQPLLADVGGVLYASVDTIPWQALWFLPHFWVVILFSWCVLRLIQRLPLALSCVLTGLILVVGTWILPWFWQLPVTVGGHTWVLPGLPFSLDVTLISSACFILGYLLRDWLRRHEGSLLTLVISAALFAAVFLWRGDTMDLAQRRYDHWLWTSLLALIGVYLCWALARVLMVSSVLTRAMTYIGQSTLILLIFHGEIQHKTVDLMERLGLHAFVAASIGLVVAVVAPLLIGEVIKRVAFLRFFYFPLPVRKKIETPTPARS, from the coding sequence ATGGATATTGCCAAAGGCATCGGCATCCTGGTGATCGTGTATGCCCACAGCTGGTTTGTGGCCACGTCCCTGGACCTGATGTACCCGATCCTGGCGTCGTTCATTCTGCCGCTGTTCTTCTTTTTGTCTGGCGTGCTGTTCAAGCCGGAACAGCCCTTTGTCGAGATGGCCGTGCGCAAGGCCGACGGCCTGCTCAAGCCGTTTTTCTTCACCATGCTGGTGTACGTGGTCGTGCGCGATGTGCTGCGCGGGCAACCGCTACTGGCGGATGTCGGCGGCGTGCTATACGCCTCGGTGGACACCATCCCGTGGCAGGCGCTGTGGTTTTTGCCGCATTTCTGGGTGGTGATTCTGTTCAGTTGGTGCGTGCTGCGTTTGATCCAACGCCTGCCGTTGGCGCTGAGTTGCGTGCTGACCGGACTGATTTTGGTGGTGGGCACCTGGATACTGCCGTGGTTCTGGCAACTGCCGGTGACCGTCGGCGGACACACCTGGGTGCTGCCGGGTTTGCCCTTCAGCCTGGACGTCACGCTGATCAGCAGCGCGTGTTTCATCCTCGGCTACCTGCTGCGGGACTGGCTGCGCCGGCATGAGGGGTCACTGCTGACCCTGGTGATATCGGCGGCGCTATTTGCGGCGGTGTTTCTCTGGCGCGGCGACACCATGGACCTGGCGCAACGGCGCTATGACCACTGGTTGTGGACCAGCCTGCTGGCATTGATCGGGGTTTACCTGTGCTGGGCGCTGGCGCGAGTGCTCATGGTGTCGAGCGTGTTGACGCGGGCGATGACCTACATTGGTCAGTCCACGTTGATCCTGTTGATCTTCCATGGCGAGATCCAGCACAAGACCGTCGACTTGATGGAACGCCTGGGGCTGCATGCGTTTGTGGCGGCGAGTATCGGGTTGGTGGTGGCGGTGGTGGCGCCGTTGTTGATCGGGGAAGTGATCAAGCGGGTGGCGTTTCTGCGGTTTTTCTACTTTCCGTTGCCGGTGCGCAAGAAAATTGAAACGCCAACTCCAGCACGCAGTTGA
- a CDS encoding DUF4174 domain-containing protein, with translation MLIRSLTLATLMAFTGPLLAADDTNPLKQDLGKARPLVVVELDSGNATLATLKKQLDEAATKQAFEERSMVLYTVKFGSIGAEGEKFAKDAKDNKKLTPPETNALIRALKLGAGSGTKVILVGKDGEKKLEKTVPPDTLDLKEFFSTIDQMPMAEKEAAAAAEPEPAAPAPAKGAKPTKAGSKPAPQQLDD, from the coding sequence ATGCTCATCCGGTCGCTGACCCTGGCTACCTTGATGGCTTTTACGGGGCCGCTGTTGGCCGCTGATGATACCAACCCACTCAAGCAGGATTTGGGCAAAGCCCGCCCGCTGGTGGTGGTAGAGCTGGATTCGGGTAATGCCACCCTGGCGACGCTCAAGAAACAACTCGACGAAGCGGCCACCAAGCAGGCGTTTGAAGAGCGCAGCATGGTGCTCTACACCGTGAAATTCGGCAGCATCGGCGCCGAAGGGGAAAAGTTCGCCAAGGACGCCAAAGACAACAAGAAGCTCACGCCACCGGAAACCAACGCATTGATCCGTGCCCTCAAGCTCGGCGCTGGCAGCGGCACCAAGGTGATCCTGGTGGGCAAGGACGGCGAGAAAAAACTCGAGAAGACCGTGCCACCGGATACCCTCGACCTCAAGGAATTCTTCAGCACCATCGACCAGATGCCCATGGCCGAAAAAGAAGCCGCCGCCGCCGCAGAACCCGAACCGGCTGCACCGGCGCCGGCCAAGGGCGCCAAACCGACCAAAGCCGGCAGCAAGCCCGCCCCGCAACAACTGGACGATTGA
- a CDS encoding DNA polymerase II, producing MDLQQGFVLTRHWRDTPAGTEVSFWLATDQGPRLVRLPVQTSVMFIPEAHRKPLDWLLKGEREIELRPLQLCDFHHRPVLGLYTRQHRQAMDLEKRLRAAGVDVYEGDVRPPERYMMERFITAPVWFGGTPDATGVLSDAQMKPAPDYRPPLKLVSLDIETTAKGDLYSIALEGCGERQVYMLGPPNKTTAVDFKLDYCDTRAQLLERLNQWIAIHDPDAIIGWNVVQFDLRVLQEHAQRLNVPLLLGRGGEAMTWREHGSRNHYFAAAAGRLIIDGIEGLRSATWSFESFSLENVAQTLLGEGKDISTPYQRMDEINRMFAEDKPALARYNLKDCELVTRIFAKTELLTFLLERASVTGLPADRNGGSVAAFTHLYMPLMHRQGFVAPNLGDKPPQASPGGFVMDSRPGLYESVLVLDYKSLYPSIIRSFLIDPVGLIEGLKYPDDNLSVEGFRGARFSRTRHCLPAIVARVSEGREEAKREHNAPLSQALKIIMNAFYGVLGSSGCRFFDTRLASSITMRGHQIMRQTRALVEAQGYEVIYGDTDSTFVWLGSAHSQDDASRIGQALVQHVNDWWREHLRSEFGLQSALELQYETHFSRFLMPTIRGAEEGSKKRYAGLVTRSDGSEEMVYKGLETVRSDWSPLARQFQQELYQRIFHRLPHQDYIRDYVQRTLSGEFDELLIYRKRLRRPLDDYERNVPPHVRAARLADDYNDRLGRPRQYQRGGWISYVISVNGPQPLEVSQAPIDYDHYVTRQLQPVADAILPFVNDDFSTLVGGQMGLF from the coding sequence GTGGACTTACAGCAGGGTTTTGTCCTGACCCGGCATTGGCGCGACACCCCGGCGGGTACGGAGGTCAGCTTCTGGCTGGCCACCGACCAGGGCCCCAGGCTCGTCCGCCTCCCTGTGCAGACCTCGGTGATGTTCATCCCCGAAGCCCATCGCAAGCCGCTCGACTGGCTGCTCAAGGGCGAGCGCGAGATCGAACTGCGCCCACTGCAACTGTGCGATTTCCATCACCGCCCGGTGCTGGGCCTCTACACCCGCCAGCACCGCCAGGCGATGGACCTGGAAAAACGCCTGCGCGCCGCCGGTGTCGACGTCTACGAAGGCGACGTTCGCCCGCCCGAGCGCTACATGATGGAGCGCTTCATCACCGCGCCGGTGTGGTTCGGCGGTACGCCCGACGCCACCGGCGTGCTATCCGATGCGCAGATGAAACCTGCGCCCGACTACCGCCCGCCGCTGAAACTGGTGTCACTCGACATCGAGACCACCGCCAAGGGCGATCTCTACTCCATCGCCCTCGAAGGCTGCGGCGAGCGCCAGGTGTACATGCTCGGCCCGCCGAACAAAACCACCGCGGTGGACTTCAAGCTCGACTACTGCGACACCCGCGCCCAACTGCTCGAACGTCTCAACCAATGGATCGCCATCCATGACCCCGACGCGATCATCGGCTGGAATGTGGTGCAGTTCGACCTGCGCGTGCTCCAAGAACACGCCCAACGCCTCAACGTACCGCTGCTGCTCGGTCGTGGCGGCGAAGCCATGACCTGGCGCGAACACGGCAGCCGCAACCACTACTTCGCGGCAGCGGCAGGGCGCTTGATCATTGACGGTATCGAAGGCCTGCGTTCGGCCACTTGGAGTTTCGAATCCTTCAGCCTGGAAAACGTCGCGCAAACCCTGCTCGGCGAAGGCAAGGACATCTCCACGCCGTACCAGCGCATGGACGAAATCAACCGTATGTTCGCCGAGGACAAGCCCGCCCTGGCGCGCTACAACCTCAAGGACTGCGAGTTGGTCACGCGGATCTTCGCCAAGACCGAACTGCTCACGTTCCTGCTCGAACGCGCCAGCGTCACCGGCCTGCCGGCGGATCGCAACGGCGGCTCGGTCGCCGCGTTCACCCACCTGTACATGCCGCTGATGCACCGCCAGGGCTTCGTCGCGCCGAACCTGGGCGACAAACCGCCCCAGGCCAGCCCCGGCGGTTTCGTGATGGACTCGCGTCCCGGTCTTTACGAATCGGTGCTGGTGCTCGACTACAAAAGCCTCTACCCATCGATCATCCGCAGCTTCCTGATCGACCCGGTGGGCCTGATCGAAGGCCTCAAGTACCCCGACGACAACCTGTCCGTGGAAGGCTTTCGCGGCGCCCGCTTCTCGCGTACCCGGCACTGCTTGCCGGCCATCGTCGCGCGGGTGTCCGAGGGCCGCGAAGAGGCCAAGCGCGAACACAACGCGCCGCTGTCCCAGGCCCTGAAAATCATCATGAACGCCTTCTACGGCGTGCTCGGCTCCAGTGGTTGCCGCTTCTTCGACACACGGCTGGCGTCCTCCATCACGATGCGCGGCCACCAGATCATGCGCCAGACCCGCGCCCTGGTCGAAGCCCAGGGTTATGAGGTGATCTACGGCGACACAGACTCCACCTTCGTCTGGCTCGGCAGCGCCCATTCCCAGGACGACGCCAGCCGCATCGGCCAGGCGTTGGTGCAGCACGTCAACGACTGGTGGCGCGAGCACCTGCGCAGCGAATTCGGTCTGCAAAGTGCGCTGGAACTGCAGTACGAAACCCACTTCAGCCGCTTCCTCATGCCGACCATTCGCGGTGCGGAGGAGGGCAGCAAAAAACGTTACGCCGGCCTGGTGACGCGCAGCGACGGCAGCGAGGAAATGGTCTACAAAGGCCTGGAAACCGTGCGCAGCGACTGGTCGCCCCTGGCCCGCCAGTTCCAGCAGGAACTCTATCAGCGCATCTTCCACCGCCTGCCGCACCAGGATTACATCCGCGACTACGTGCAGCGCACCCTCAGCGGCGAATTCGACGAGCTGCTGATCTACCGCAAGCGCCTGCGTCGCCCGCTCGACGACTACGAACGCAACGTGCCACCCCACGTACGCGCTGCGCGCCTGGCTGACGACTACAACGACCGCCTCGGCCGCCCGCGCCAGTACCAGCGCGGTGGCTGGATCAGCTACGTAATCAGCGTCAACGGTCCGCAGCCTTTGGAAGTCAGCCAGGCGCCCATCGACTACGACCACTACGTCACCCGTCAATTGCAGCCGGTGGCCGATGCGATCCTGCCGTTCGTCAACGACGATTTCAGCACCCTGGTCGGTGGGCAGATGGGCCTGTTTTAA
- a CDS encoding lipid II flippase MurJ: MFGSAAWLTVATLLGLCLGFAREWLLVAAWGAGERSDAFLIALFLPEALRMSLAGGVLSAAALPLYLQRDDRGRLDWLAVMFAALLLIALVTSLLLTLLAPWLVQLLGPGLAASATALAGSNLQVVAWCVPGLLLHALFSIPLQAGERFVLAGLGSLLFNLPPVTYLALAGTATQPHTLALACLAGSLLMPLALLPSIWRQGWRPWRWQLALAPLRELGQRIGPLLLSNAASQGLALIERLVASLLGEGAVTWVNLARKLMNLPLIALMSLNQVLLGMMSRRQGDARLALLKRGLETASVLTLPAGVGLVAAAPSLVALLLPKQSADSPLPLLLAWFAVPLVFGAWNALLARYAYAAGDTRQPLRCELLGSLVNVLLLGALPFVFGLAGIALAALAGVICTALLLMQRQSLLTALPWARQWLLSALLMGLAALWLFGIEDVWRQLALSTLAGALVLLGMGLWLKPWRKA, from the coding sequence ATGTTCGGCTCCGCCGCCTGGCTGACCGTGGCGACGTTGCTCGGCTTGTGCCTGGGCTTTGCGCGCGAATGGCTGCTGGTGGCGGCCTGGGGCGCGGGCGAGCGCAGTGATGCGTTTCTGATTGCGTTGTTCTTGCCCGAAGCATTGCGCATGTCGCTGGCCGGTGGCGTGCTGAGCGCCGCCGCGCTGCCGCTGTACTTGCAACGAGACGACCGCGGGCGGCTGGACTGGCTGGCAGTGATGTTTGCAGCCTTGCTGCTGATCGCACTGGTGACCAGCCTGTTGCTGACCTTGTTGGCGCCGTGGCTGGTGCAACTGCTCGGCCCCGGGTTGGCGGCAAGTGCCACGGCGTTGGCGGGTAGCAACCTGCAGGTCGTCGCGTGGTGCGTGCCGGGTTTACTGCTGCATGCGCTGTTCAGCATTCCATTGCAGGCGGGCGAGCGCTTTGTGCTGGCGGGCTTGGGCTCGCTGCTGTTCAACCTGCCGCCGGTAACCTACCTCGCCCTGGCAGGCACCGCCACGCAACCGCACACCCTGGCCCTGGCCTGCCTCGCTGGCAGCCTGTTGATGCCGCTGGCGCTGCTGCCGTCGATCTGGCGCCAGGGCTGGCGGCCGTGGCGCTGGCAGCTGGCGCTGGCGCCGTTGCGCGAGTTGGGCCAGCGCATCGGCCCGCTGCTGTTGAGCAATGCTGCCAGCCAGGGCTTGGCGTTGATCGAACGGTTGGTGGCGTCGCTGCTGGGCGAAGGCGCGGTGACCTGGGTCAACCTCGCACGCAAACTGATGAACCTGCCGCTGATTGCGCTGATGAGCCTCAACCAGGTGCTGTTGGGCATGATGAGCCGCCGTCAGGGCGATGCGCGCCTGGCGCTGCTCAAGCGCGGCCTGGAAACCGCCAGCGTGCTGACCCTGCCCGCCGGTGTCGGGCTGGTGGCCGCCGCGCCGAGCCTGGTGGCGTTGCTGCTGCCCAAGCAATCGGCGGATTCGCCGTTGCCGTTGTTGTTGGCCTGGTTTGCCGTGCCCTTGGTGTTCGGCGCCTGGAACGCCTTGCTGGCGCGTTACGCCTACGCCGCCGGTGACACGCGCCAGCCGTTGCGTTGCGAGTTGCTCGGCAGCCTGGTCAACGTACTGTTGCTCGGCGCGCTGCCGTTTGTCTTCGGCCTGGCGGGCATTGCGCTGGCCGCACTGGCCGGGGTGATCTGCACTGCGTTGCTGCTGATGCAACGCCAGTCCTTGCTCACTGCCCTGCCCTGGGCACGGCAATGGCTGTTGAGCGCGCTGTTGATGGGGCTGGCGGCGCTGTGGCTGTTTGGCATTGAAGACGTCTGGCGGCAACTGGCGCTGAGCACCCTGGCCGGCGCGCTGGTGTTGCTGGGAATGGGGCTGTGGCTGAAGCCGTGGCGCAAGGCATGA
- a CDS encoding glutathione S-transferase N-terminal domain-containing protein: MYTLYGIDESGSCMIEIALQRCAVPWRRIDAASWAIGEGSDELARINPLKQVPTLLTPDGQVLTESAAILIHLGLEFPASELLAGNRAQIIRGLVYIAANCYSAIGIIDYPQRWLGNVNETVQAQLVTGTRRYLHQAWVVFADQFAGQLFAPNDTPNALGLMAAAVSRWDESREALHGLAPGFAQSLVQVDADPIVAPVFARHWPDWKVS, translated from the coding sequence ATGTACACGCTCTACGGCATCGACGAGTCCGGCTCCTGCATGATCGAAATCGCCCTGCAGCGGTGCGCGGTGCCGTGGCGACGGATCGATGCGGCCTCATGGGCCATCGGTGAGGGCAGCGATGAGCTGGCGCGCATCAACCCGCTCAAGCAGGTGCCCACGTTGCTCACCCCCGATGGCCAGGTGCTGACCGAAAGCGCGGCGATCCTGATCCACCTCGGCCTGGAATTTCCCGCGTCCGAACTGTTGGCCGGCAACCGCGCGCAGATCATCCGCGGGCTGGTGTACATCGCCGCCAACTGCTACTCGGCCATCGGCATCATCGACTACCCGCAACGCTGGCTCGGCAATGTCAATGAAACCGTGCAGGCGCAATTGGTCACCGGCACCCGGCGCTACCTGCATCAGGCCTGGGTGGTGTTTGCCGATCAGTTTGCCGGGCAGTTGTTTGCCCCCAACGACACGCCGAATGCACTGGGCCTGATGGCGGCGGCGGTGTCGCGCTGGGATGAGTCGCGGGAGGCATTGCACGGCCTGGCCCCGGGTTTTGCCCAAAGCCTGGTGCAGGTGGACGCCGACCCTATCGTCGCCCCCGTATTTGCGCGGCATTGGCCGGATTGGAAGGTCTCATGA
- a CDS encoding O-antigen ligase yields MRVSLPSLVPVFFGALFGALALLLSPAKAFVAVLGLAGALTILRFPLWGLLLFAVAATFMPYSTVNLGIRTTVSEAILALTWGAVLWQRFLSRLPDSPRFSQRPTDQMLLWLMLFSVLPFIVGQVITHAESSGLANWLRWLLNLSGVFLAAKLLVEQKHRESLVIALLLGTLAMLLLSIGVFVRTRSGAGIAPILGLFNYANFDTLKFGLEAMSSRMGSPWTHPNAIGGIMALLLPLAFCYGMTEQGWKRGLGLSVACLGAAALLLASSRGAMVSLALVLLWMATRRVPYTGRLLMIGAALTVALVIAYPPLQDRLATIFSSSNASTEVRVDEYRLFPQAVAAYPLGIGFKVDPPVPGTHLLGISNLWLNYIYKVGIVGMLLFVAVTVRWWREARPEKGPIRLTKDNALWLGTTAGILSALVSGLFDHYFSFAVVMVALFWLMVGINVLEARRLFPARLPQVKRVAAHAPLLNGVRP; encoded by the coding sequence ATGAGAGTAAGCCTGCCAAGCCTCGTCCCGGTGTTCTTTGGTGCGCTGTTCGGCGCCCTGGCGTTGTTGCTGTCCCCGGCCAAGGCATTTGTCGCGGTGCTGGGCCTGGCGGGCGCATTGACGATCCTGCGCTTTCCGCTCTGGGGTCTGTTGCTGTTTGCGGTGGCGGCGACGTTCATGCCGTACTCAACGGTCAACCTGGGCATCCGCACCACCGTCAGCGAAGCGATCCTGGCGCTGACCTGGGGCGCGGTGCTGTGGCAACGCTTTCTGTCGCGGCTGCCCGACTCGCCGCGTTTCTCGCAGCGCCCCACCGACCAGATGCTGCTGTGGCTGATGCTGTTCAGCGTATTGCCGTTTATCGTAGGCCAGGTCATCACCCACGCCGAGAGCAGCGGCCTGGCCAACTGGCTGCGCTGGTTGCTGAACCTGTCGGGGGTGTTTCTCGCGGCCAAGTTGCTGGTGGAACAAAAGCACCGCGAATCCCTGGTGATCGCCCTGCTGCTGGGCACCTTGGCGATGCTGTTGCTGTCGATCGGAGTATTCGTGCGCACCCGCTCGGGGGCCGGGATTGCGCCGATCCTGGGGCTGTTCAACTACGCCAACTTCGACACGCTGAAGTTCGGCCTGGAGGCCATGTCCTCGCGCATGGGCTCGCCGTGGACGCACCCGAATGCCATCGGCGGGATCATGGCGCTGCTGCTGCCGCTGGCGTTCTGCTACGGCATGACCGAACAAGGCTGGAAGCGCGGCCTGGGCCTGAGCGTGGCGTGCCTGGGCGCGGCAGCGCTGTTGTTGGCCAGCAGCCGTGGCGCGATGGTCAGCCTGGCGCTGGTGCTGCTGTGGATGGCCACGCGTCGCGTGCCGTACACCGGGCGTTTGCTGATGATCGGCGCGGCCTTGACCGTGGCGCTGGTGATCGCGTACCCACCGTTGCAGGACCGCCTGGCGACGATTTTCTCGTCGAGCAACGCCAGTACCGAAGTACGCGTGGATGAATATCGCCTGTTCCCGCAGGCGGTGGCCGCGTATCCCCTGGGCATTGGCTTCAAGGTCGACCCGCCGGTGCCGGGCACACATCTGTTGGGGATCTCCAACCTGTGGCTGAACTACATCTACAAGGTCGGCATTGTCGGCATGCTGCTGTTTGTCGCGGTGACCGTGCGCTGGTGGCGTGAAGCGCGCCCGGAAAAAGGCCCGATCCGCCTGACCAAGGACAACGCCCTGTGGCTGGGCACCACGGCGGGGATTCTGTCGGCGCTGGTCAGCGGCTTGTTTGACCACTACTTCAGCTTTGCGGTGGTGATGGTGGCGTTGTTCTGGCTGATGGTGGGGATCAACGTGCTGGAGGCGCGGCGGCTGTTTCCGGCGCGGCTGCCGCAGGTCAAACGCGTGGCGGCACACGCGCCTTTGCTCAACGGCGTACGTCCCTGA